The following are from one region of the Nicotiana tabacum cultivar K326 chromosome 3, ASM71507v2, whole genome shotgun sequence genome:
- the LOC107801230 gene encoding 5'-adenylylsulfate reductase 1, chloroplastic-like, with amino-acid sequence MALAFTSSSAIHGSLSSSSASSYEHPKVSQLGTFQPLDRPQMLSTALNSRRRSAVKPLNAEAKRNDSIVPSAATIAAPEVAEKAEEEDFEKLAKELQNASPLEIMDKALEKFGDDIAIAFSGAEDVALIEYAHLTGRPFRVFSLDTGRLNPETYQLFDSVEKHYGIRIEYMFPDAVEVQALVRTKGLFSFYEDGHQECCRVRKVRPLRRALKGLRAWITGQRKDQSPGTRSEIPVVQVDPSFEGLDGGAGSLVKWNPVANVDGKDIWNFLRAMNVPVNSLHSQGYVSIGCEPCTRPVLPGQHEREGRWWWEDAKAKECGLHKGNIKDESVNGAVQTNGTATVADIFDTKDIVTLSRPGVENLLKLEDRREPWLVVLYAPWCQFCQAMEGSYVELAEKLAGSGVKVGKFRADGEQKAFAQQELQLGSFPTILFFPKNSSKVIKYPTEKRDVDSLLAFVNALR; translated from the exons ATGGCTCTGGCTTTCACTTCATCATCTGCAATTCATGGCTCCTTGTcctcctcttctgcttcttcttatGAACATCCTAAAG TATCCCAATTGGGAACCTTTCAGCCACTAGATCGGCCTCAAATGCTGTCAACGGCTTTGAATAGTCGGAGGCGTTCTGCAGTGAAGCCATTGAACGCTGAGGCTAAGAGGAATGACTCCATAGTTCCCTCTGCAGCAACCATCGCGGCTCCTG AGGTAGCAGAGAAAGCTGAGGAAGAGGACTTTGAGAAATTGGCTAAGGAGCTTCAAAATGCATCCCCTCTTGAGATTATGGACAAGGCCCTTGAGAAATTTGGGGATGACATTGCTATTGCTTTCAG TGGTGCTGAAGATGTTGCTTTGATTGAGTATGCACATTTAACTGGTCGACCATTCAGAGTTTTCAGCCTTGATACTGGGAGGTTGAACCCGGAGACCTACCAATTATTTGATAGTGTGGAGAAGCACTATGGCATTCGCATTGAGTACATGTTCCCTGATGCTGTTGAAGTTCAGGCCTTAGTTAGGACAAAAGGGCTTTTCTCTTTCTATGAAGACGGCCACCAAGAGTGCTGCCGTGTAAGGAAGGTTAGGCCCCTGAGGAGAGCCCTCAAGGGCTTACGTGCCTGGATCACAGGGCAACGTAAAGATCAATCCCCTGGAACTCGATCAGAAATTCCCGTTGTTCAGGTGGACCCTTCTTTTGAAGGGTTGGATGGCGGTGCTGGTAGCTTGGTGAAGTGGAACCCCGTGGCTAACGTGGACGGAAAAGATATTTGGAACTTCCTTCGTGCAATGAATGTGCCGGTTAACTCATTACATTCACAAGGTTACGTCTCCATTGGGTGCGAACCTTGCACAAGGCCGGTCTTACCAGGGCAACACGAGAGAGAGGGAAGATGGTGGTGGGAAGATGCCAAGGCGAAGGAGTGTGGATTGCACAAGGGCAACATCAAGGATGAAAGTGTAAATGGCGCTGTCCAAACTAATGGTACTGCTACTGTTGCTGATATTTTTGATACCAAGGACATTGTTACCTTGAGTAGGCCTGGTGTTGAGAACCTATTAAAATTGGAAGACCGAAGAGAGCCTTGGCTCGTCGTTCTTTATGCACCTTGGTGCCAATTTTGCCAGGCAATGGAAGGATCTTATGTTGAATTGGCTGAGAAGTTGGCTGGTTCAGGTGTTAAGGTGGGGAAATTCAGGGCAGATGGTGAGCAGAAAGCATTTGCACAGCAAGAATTGCAGCTTGGCAGCTTCCCTACAATACTCTTCTTCCCAAAGAACTCTTCGAAGGTCATTAAGTACCCTACAGAGAAGAGGGATGTAGACTCCTTGCTAGCTTTTGTGAATGCTCTCAGATGA